Genomic DNA from Desulfonema ishimotonii:
TAAAAATCACCGGAAACCCCAGCGCCCTGAGATGCGCGGCAAAGTTGAACGGCGCGCCGCCGATGCGGCTGTCATCCGGGAAAATATCAATAAGAATTTCGCCGATGGTCAGAATCATCGTATCCTCCGTTTTTGATATGGATGAATATATAAATTCAGTTTATTATCTTTCTATTTCCGACAGCCCTGGAATTTTTCGGGGTTTAGGAAGTTGTTTTAAAAATAATCGGAGGCGTAAATTTTGGAGATTTTATCCGATGTCAGCCCCTGTTTCCCTTTTGACACACCGAATTTCATCCTCAGAAAACAGAGTTGATATTTTTAAAACAGCTTCTAAAGAATTATAAGGGATGCAGAAAAAAACAAATGTATACTCCTCGGACTTTGGTTTTTCATGGCATGAAAAATGCTTAAATATTATCCGATTATTTTTTAAAAATCGGAGGTGAAAAAATCATGAGGAAAAAACGCTCTCTGAATATCAGAACCCATATTTTCATGCCGGAAGAAACCGAAACCCTGAAAAGGTACCGTGACGGCCAGAAGGATTACCGCCTGAAACTCCGCTTCATAGCGCTTCTGCTGATCGCCGGCAATACCGGAACCGAAATTGTGGCCGCGGCAGTCGGAAAAGATATCAGAACCGTGGAAACATGGTACGGAAAATATCTTACGCATGGTCCCGATGCCCTGAATTCCTTTCAGTACCAACCGAAACGGTGCTTTCTGTCAGATGATCAGCTCGCAGACATGATCGCATGGGTGAAAAAAGAACTCCCTTCCGATACGAAAGTCATCTGTCATTATATAAGGGAACAGACCGGGATTGGCTACTGCCAAAGCGCGGTTGCGAAGCTCCTTAAAAAAAACGGACTGAGACGACTCCGTCCGAAGCTGATTCCGGGAAAACCTCCGTCCGAAAAAGAACAAACCGATTTTATTGAAAAATATGAGAAACTCCGCAAATCCGCCGCCGATCCGGAGTCCGGCAGAGTCGTCATTTTCTGCGATGCCATGCACTTCGTTCATCAGACCGTGCCCGCGACATGTTGGGGAGATCCGTCCGAACGACCTGTTTTAAAAGCAAATTCCGGGCGTCAGCGCCTGAATATCATGGGCGGATATGATCC
This window encodes:
- a CDS encoding IS630 family transposase, with the protein product MRKKRSLNIRTHIFMPEETETLKRYRDGQKDYRLKLRFIALLLIAGNTGTEIVAAAVGKDIRTVETWYGKYLTHGPDALNSFQYQPKRCFLSDDQLADMIAWVKKELPSDTKVICHYIREQTGIGYCQSAVAKLLKKNGLRRLRPKLIPGKPPSEKEQTDFIEKYEKLRKSAADPESGRVVIFCDAMHFVHQTVPATCWGDPSERPVLKANSGRQRLNIMGGYDPVTCKLIHETDEKNCDSEKTIIFFKKLLRTYPKASMIKVFADNATYFHARNTQEWLEKNPRISLYFLPAYAPNLNLIERLWRFAKGKLIRNTYYEKYKTFRCHVFRLLNNIHNYESELSSLMVEKFQIIRQ